TGAATGCATTATGTATACACACTTCTAAATACTTACTCAACCAATCCGATACAACTGTTTCCGGGGCGTGAACGAGCGCAGAAGCCGTAAACATTTCGGTCCATAGTTGAGATTTTTGTGTCAATAGTCTCATAAACTGCCTATAAAATGAGTTGTTTGACCGATAAAATAAGACACTACCTGAACTCGCGGTATGTTACATCCAGCATCGGAGCAATTTGAACCAGCGGATTCACAGTTTCCGATTCGCTCTGTTCCATCAGTCCCGTTTGCGATTCCAAGATAAAACAGGATCCTTTATTTCTAATGCGTGGATTAAGACAAGAATTAGAAGGATAATTACTGATATTTTTGCGATGTAAAGAATTAGACTTTAATAGCTTATCATGATGAATAAATGAAACCGtgaattttgaaaagaataagAGATAAAAATTTAGTCGTTGGAAAAGGTACATCGATATAACGATGTTCTACATTAGATCCCATTATAATAAATTACATAAAGTTGCCAAAATTTATAGCAAGATTGAAAAATAAGATGTGGTTCTGGAAGGAGATGAATATGGTCAGAATTATACGCTCAATACATCCCTATAATGAGAATTCCATGGTTTGTATATGTTCAGAAACAAACTATATTTTAACGTTATACTTATAAACAATATGTATTTATTGATTTGTGTACGGTATATAGATGACAGATTCTACCGCAGATTCTAACGCAGCAAATACACAGACGACTAGAGGACCTCCGATTATCGATAATTTCACTTTACTATACTATGACAAGACACAAGAATTAATAAAAAAGCCATATAATGATAGTAAGAACCTAAGTGATGAAGAGATTTTTCGAAATCATTTGTTTGAGACACTTGAAGCTATAGCTCAGCTCAAGAATGAAGTGGCCAACAAAAACCAGGCAAAATTCTTGATAGAAGAGAAGTTAAAGATACAGTTAAGGGATTCTAGAAACCAAACTAAGcattttggagtttttggTTCAAATCAGTCTGCACTTTTGCAAGCAATCGACTCAAACTACAAGCGCCTCAAACTTCTATACGAGAAGATATACGCTATACAAATGGATATCCAACATATATACATGAGGTTGTACGAGGATTTAGAGAAGAGGTGTGAACATTTGGTGGAGATACACAAAAATTCTAGACTTTGTGCAGCATCGCTTTACCATCACAAGAAAAGAAATACATAAAACATCGCATTTATCGCTTAACcaattttaaaagttgTTGATAAATTACATCAAGCATAGAATGGGATGATATATCCCATTCCAAA
This region of Theileria equi strain WA chromosome 1, complete sequence genomic DNA includes:
- a CDS encoding hypothetical protein (encoded by transcript BEWA_034490A), producing MTDSTADSNAANTQTTRGPPIIDNFTLLYYDKTQELIKKPYNDSKNLSDEEIFRNHLFETLEAIAQLKNEVANKNQAKFLIEEKLKIQLRDSRNQTKHFGVFGSNQSALLQAIDSNYKRLKLLYEKIYAIQMDIQHIYMRLYEDLEKRCEHLVEIHKNSRLCAASLYHHKKRNT